ATGCTTTCTTTtggatttaaaataaaatttcaattatcTATAAGAAACTTTGTTGAGCTTCAGATTTTGCTAACACAAAGGATATATGAAAGAAAATTTGTAGAGTCTTTACAAAATATACACGAGGTAAAACCCAATTATTTTTATAAGTttgtatgtttattttatttcattatatatatcAAAGATAATACAACTCAAACTCTTTGAGTATAACAAAAATAAAGATGATCAAATCCTGAAGACCACCACTCTTATTAATATAACAATGGAAAGACAAATTAATATCTTAGTTGCAAGCATCGATATTAACCAAGAGGTAAGCTTCAATGGCCTTGTAAACTACCTCACTCCTTTGAATGAGAGCCTTTATTTCATCTTCAGTGATTACATAGTCGCTAATGGTGTAAAATTTGATCGAGTATAGTCGCTAATGGTGTAAAATTTGATTGAGCTCTTGCAAACACTTCCTCCACTTGCAGCAGCCACAAATTGGTTCTCATAGCTAATTTTCTGGAGCTTGTCCCCCAAAGGTCTGCCTTCGATCAAACTGTAACAGTATGACAAATTGTTTTTATCAtggaaattcaaaataaatatttaaaattaggaacaataaataaaaattttaaacaataaataaataaataaaatggaaaTTCTAAAGTGGAAGATTGATCGAATAAATCGATGGATATGATGGATAGATGAATAAGTGCCCAATTGAATCATTTAAGACATAAACactaaaaaattcaattaatggcTCTAATAAACTCTCCAAGAAATAATCTTTTGTAAATTAAAGGATGAAGAATGGATTCCCATACCTGCTTGAAGAATCGAGAAGAAAACTGCtaataaaaatcacaagaaaacaATTTTGCTCTAATCAACCATCCAAAAATTCATCGCAAGTCAATTGATCTTCCGGACATGAAAATTTTCAGCTTCAAGTTCAAAGAAActgaaaattaaagaaataaCTAACCTTTAACAAAGTTGATCTTTACAATACTTCTAGGCTTATCATCACCTTCGAGCCAACACTCTTAATTGAATGACAGGCAACCTTAGGGTAAACCTTGGCACCTTCAAGAACAAAGGCATTGAAAAGATTAGCTAAGGAGACTTGGAGGTTACCTCAAACTCATAAGTGACATCACTCATTATTCTAAAATCACTTCGGACTTTTCAAGTCTTTTCTTTGTGTTGATAGAAGTGAAGAAGGAATTGGTGATTGAGTGAGTGTTTCGATGTGTGGGAAGATAGAGAACTAGATAGTATTTATAGAGAGAACTAAGATAGTATCTATGAAATTGGGCTTAGCTCTCTCATTTTGATGGTTTTTTGTATGTTTTAGCTTGCATTGATATCTGTCGGTCTCTATGATAATATGATGTTTTAAATGTAATGATTGTGAATAGTTTGAATGTGTTTTTCATATGTGAAATGTGTGTGAATTGGTATGATATGGTACTTGTTTAAGTTTGGTATGATTTGAGGAAAATCACATTTAAAATGTGGCATTATAGTTGAAATAGTAACTTTGTCTTGAGATATCTAGAATAAAAAGACCAGATTTAGTTAATGATTTATTCTTTTGCTTTTTCCTAAGAAGATGCAAGTCAATTTATTTAATGAGGTATTTGACGATTTTGAATATTTAAGATTGAAAGTTATTAAACCATACTTGCAAGTGAATTCAAGCAGTGTTGAATCCAAGCAAATTGAGGCATTGCAAGTGAATTCAAGCAGTGTTGAATCCAAGCAAATTGAGGCATTGAGTAAGaacaaggtaaaaaaaaaaatttaacaacaCACAATATATTTACTTGGTTCGGTTTTATTATGTTTGCGGGGTCTTGTCCAGAAATATAATCTACTACCTTAGCAATACGTACACTCTCTATATTGGACTCATCACTTTAGTAACTAAGATCTATACAACTCTCCTCTAAATTTCCCCCCTGAAAACTTAAGACATTAACCAAATAACACACTTTGATTATTTACTGAATGCAGTCACAAGAAATGTTCCTTAATGAACAAGAATTGCcaactttaatttttattaattaacaaGAAAGATGGTTGTCCTAGCTCATTTGAAACTAAACAACTCTTTGTTTAGGTTCATTCTAAATGTGTTGtgttattaaatttataatttttataaattatcaataactttaattttttaaaatttctaaatgattattaatatttttatttattctctTTTTATAGCTTTTCACTTATCTAGAATGAATCTAGACAACCTTTTCTTTATGTGCATTCAagatgtaattttttattttttattttttttaaaatgtatttttttgTTGATGTGGTATACATCATGCCAAATTATCATTCCTCCCACATCATGTCACTTGTCATCTACTCGTACTGCCATCAACCACATTAACACCATTAACGATCAAACCAGTCAACTAATGATTTTCACTACttataatgtaaatattatatataatcacGTAGTATATGCGAAAATTAAAAACATATGGCTACACCATGATTACACTGTAGTAATTTCTATGCTTTCTTTtggatttaaaataaaaattcgaTTATCTAAAAAACAAACTTTGTTGAGCTTGAGATATTACTAACACAAAGAATATATGAAAGAAAATTTgtcttttcaaaatataaatgaGGTAAAACCCAATTGTTTTTGTATgcttatatgtttattttatttcattatatatatcAAAGATAATACAACTCAAACTCTgagtataataaaaataaagatgatCAAATCCTGAAGACCACCAGTCATATTAATATAACAATGGAAAAACAAATTAATATCTTAGTTGCAAGCATCGGTGTTAGCCAAGAGGTAAGCTTCAATAGCCTTGTAAACTACCTcactcctttgaataagagcctTGATTTCATCTTCAGTGATTACATAATCGCCAACGGTGTAAAATTTGATCGAGCTCTTGCAAACACTTCCTCCACTTGCAGCAGCCACAAATTGGTTctcatagctgattttctcaagcttgtCCCCCAGAGGTCCACCTTCGATCAAGCTGTAACTGTATGACAaattgttttcatcatatcctcCAATCATGTGCTTCATATATTGGAATGGAAGACCTAAGGAAATAAAATACTTGTTATCCGATATACTCATGTCAAACAGATACCCAAAGAAGAAAAGAGTTaaagaaagtgaaaattaaagaaGTGACTAACCTTCAACAAAGTTGATCTTTACAATACTTCCTGGCTTACCATCACCTTCGAGCTCAACACTCTTAATTGCATGAGGGGCAGCCTTCGGGTAAACCTTGGCACCTTCAAGAACAAAGGCTTTGAAAAGCCTGGTCGGGGCGACTGGGGAGGTTACCTCAAATTCATAAGTTACAACACCCATTATTCTAAAATTATTTCAAGtcttttctttgagctgaaagaagagaagaagaaatgGATGAGTGAGTGTTTTAATGTGTGGGAAGCTAGAAAACTAGTATATTATTTATAGACTGAACTTGATGATTATTTCAATTTTTGAttggagttatatatatatatatatattagtcaaAAAAAGTATCCCAGATATGTCTAAGGAAATTTCCAATTTATGACttcatatatatagagagagagagagaaaggaaaatgCTCATATAAGTATTAACTGTTATAGGAATTGATGAAAAGTAGTAAGTTGGCTGGTCCAGGTTGCTGAACATGAAGCATCGACTAGTCCTATAATTCTAtccatatttaatattaataatttacttCATTTAAAATCATATTGAGAAATAATACTTCAAATTCACTACTCTAGAACGTCAAAAACAATTCAATATATAAATCTCGATCCAATTTcttatttgaaaaataataatttggtcacctttattttaaattaacttcattacaattttcacaaaatcGAATCCATAAAATCAAAATTCTTTGTGTGAATACAAATATCAACAAAACAATACATAATAATAGACCGTTTATTTGGTGTTATTCCTTTTCTAGAAGGAAACTGAATGTATTGTATGAAACAAAATATTAGAATTTTATATTTCAACGTAAttgatatatgtatattcaattaataataataaaaaagaaaccaTTCTAGATAAGTCCAAGTCTTCCTAAGGGTGCAGCCGTACTGGCGTGAATACATAGAATAGAGTTTAGGACTATTTCTTTTTCAAGTGAATTAAGAGACGAGACAGAaaacattaaagaaaaaaaatctgaAGATGCCCAAAccattttcttaaaaaaataaaaaataaaataaattcacgctttttggaaaataaaaaatagGATGTCCAcactattattttttaaaaaaagattttttaataatttgtGTATAAT
This sequence is a window from Gossypium arboreum isolate Shixiya-1 unplaced genomic scaffold, ASM2569848v2 Contig00198, whole genome shotgun sequence. Protein-coding genes within it:
- the LOC128288295 gene encoding major pollen allergen Bet v 1-F/I-like, translating into MGVVTYEFEVTSPVAPTRLFKAFVLEGAKVYPKAAPHAIKSVELEGDGKPGSIVKINFVEGLPFQYMKHMIGGYDENNLSYSYSLIEGGPLGDKLEKISYENQFVAAASGGSVCKSSIKFYTVGDYVITEDEIKALIQRSEVVYKAIEAYLLANTDACN